The Kiritimatiellia bacterium genome includes a window with the following:
- a CDS encoding prephenate dehydrogenase/arogenate dehydrogenase family protein yields MRRVAIIGLGLMGGSIGLAAKARGLPWEIVGYTRTPERARLALRRGAVDRLASGPAEAVQEADLSVFCAPVETIIRLVREARPGFRAGSVVTDVASTREQVDREVPKILRGTGARFVGSHPVAGSEQQGIEAARPDLYEGAVVLLTATRQSAGAALSRVRSFWRALGASCLRIDSASHDRVLARTSHLPHMVASLLAATVGRAGGRRDLGAFCGRGFADTTRVAEGSPEVWLDIVRTNRSNLAVELRAFGEELNHLIGALESGDDGAVLQVLERGREARRRLLARRALSKERV; encoded by the coding sequence ATGCGGCGGGTCGCGATCATCGGGCTGGGTCTGATGGGCGGCTCGATCGGACTCGCCGCGAAGGCCCGCGGCCTGCCGTGGGAAATCGTGGGCTACACGCGAACCCCGGAACGCGCCCGCTTGGCGCTGCGCCGCGGCGCGGTTGACCGCCTCGCTTCCGGCCCGGCCGAAGCCGTTCAAGAGGCGGACTTATCGGTTTTTTGTGCTCCGGTAGAGACGATCATCCGGCTGGTCCGGGAGGCGCGGCCTGGTTTCCGGGCGGGATCCGTGGTGACGGACGTGGCAAGCACGCGGGAGCAGGTGGACCGGGAGGTGCCGAAGATCCTCCGCGGAACGGGCGCCCGATTTGTCGGGAGCCATCCGGTAGCCGGTTCCGAGCAGCAGGGGATCGAAGCGGCGCGGCCCGATCTCTATGAGGGAGCGGTTGTGCTTTTGACCGCCACGCGTCAATCAGCGGGTGCCGCCTTGTCCCGAGTTCGCTCGTTTTGGAGGGCTCTCGGTGCGAGCTGCCTGCGGATCGACAGCGCGTCGCATGATCGAGTCCTTGCGCGTACGAGCCATCTACCGCACATGGTTGCGTCGCTTCTGGCCGCCACGGTGGGACGAGCGGGTGGGCGGCGGGACCTCGGCGCCTTTTGCGGGCGGGGATTTGCAGACACGACGCGGGTGGCCGAAGGCTCTCCGGAGGTCTGGTTGGATATCGTTCGCACAAATCGTTCGAATTTGGCGGTAGAATTGCGGGCATTCGGAGAAGAATTGAACCACTTGATCGGCGCTCTGGAATCGGGTGATGATGGGGCTGTTTTGCAGGTTTTGGAACGAGGGCGCGAAGCGCGGCGCCGCCTCCTGGCCCGCCGGGCCCTTTCAAAGGAACGAGTATGA
- the aroA gene encoding 3-phosphoshikimate 1-carboxyvinyltransferase, whose amino-acid sequence MSQISQNVIVGPSKPLQGEIEVAGDKSISHRVAMLASIAKGESEVRNFLQSEDCLNTLRAMEALGARSFFDQTGALHIHGTGGKLIQPAGVLDVGNSGTTIRLLAGLLAGQSGVFELTGDESLRNRPMARIKDPLEKMGAKVELTGERGTAPIRIMGAELKAIDYVLPVASAQVKSCILLAALYAEGTTSITEPLPTRDHTERLFKMLGLPLTVVGDHMTLTGFGKKGPAIQARSFDVPGDFSSAAFWLVAAAAREGSRVVIRNVGLNPRRTALLDVLARAGANVRTYPASGSDAGEPYGDIEVTGGSLRAVEVGGAEIPNLIDELPLVAVLGALSEGETVIRDAAELRVKESDRIATMAANLRLMGVEVEETPDGMRVRGPALLKPSGALRSYGDHRIAMAMSILAGFAAEKTVISNVACVSTSYPTFWQDYRSLGGHVE is encoded by the coding sequence ATGAGTCAAATTTCCCAGAATGTGATCGTCGGACCTTCCAAGCCCCTGCAAGGGGAGATTGAGGTTGCCGGCGATAAAAGCATTTCGCACCGCGTCGCGATGCTCGCCTCGATTGCGAAAGGCGAGTCAGAAGTGCGCAACTTTTTGCAAAGCGAGGATTGCCTTAACACGCTGCGCGCCATGGAGGCGCTCGGCGCGCGCTCGTTCTTTGATCAAACAGGTGCGCTTCACATCCATGGCACGGGCGGAAAGCTGATTCAGCCCGCCGGCGTGTTGGACGTCGGCAATTCGGGAACCACGATCCGGCTGCTTGCCGGTCTGCTGGCAGGGCAGTCGGGGGTCTTCGAGCTCACGGGTGACGAATCCCTGCGTAACCGTCCGATGGCGCGAATCAAGGACCCCCTCGAAAAGATGGGCGCAAAGGTCGAGCTGACCGGCGAGCGGGGCACGGCGCCGATCCGGATTATGGGGGCCGAGCTGAAGGCCATTGATTACGTGCTTCCGGTGGCGTCCGCCCAGGTCAAGTCGTGCATCCTGCTGGCCGCCCTGTACGCGGAGGGCACCACATCCATTACGGAGCCCCTTCCCACGCGGGATCATACGGAGCGGTTGTTCAAGATGCTCGGTCTGCCGCTGACGGTTGTGGGAGACCACATGACGTTGACCGGGTTCGGCAAAAAGGGACCGGCCATTCAGGCGCGTTCCTTTGACGTGCCGGGCGATTTTTCATCGGCGGCGTTCTGGCTCGTGGCGGCTGCGGCACGAGAGGGTTCGCGGGTGGTGATCCGAAACGTGGGGCTTAATCCTCGGCGGACGGCCCTCTTGGATGTGCTCGCGCGGGCTGGCGCAAACGTACGCACCTATCCGGCATCAGGTTCAGACGCGGGCGAGCCCTATGGGGATATCGAAGTGACGGGCGGCTCGCTCCGAGCGGTTGAGGTGGGTGGCGCTGAAATTCCAAACTTAATCGACGAATTGCCCCTTGTCGCCGTTCTCGGTGCGCTTTCCGAGGGCGAGACCGTCATCCGCGACGCAGCCGAATTGCGTGTCAAAGAATCGGACCGCATTGCGACAATGGCGGCGAACCTCCGTCTGATGGGCGTGGAGGTTGAGGAAACGCCTGATGGAATGAGAGTCCGTGGTCCCGCCTTGCTCAAGCCTTCGGGCGCGCTCCGCAGCTATGGCGACCATCGCATCGCGATGGCGATGTCGATTTTGGCGGGATTCGCCGCGGAAAAAACGGTCATTTCAAACGTAGCGTGCGTGAGCACGTCATATCCAACCTTCTGGCAGGATTACCGGTCGCTGGGCGGGCATGTTGAGTGA
- the cmk gene encoding (d)CMP kinase, whose translation MLSDRVIAVAIDGPSASGKSTVARLSARELGFLYVDSGSLYRGLTWKCLREGVDTGNPEEVAKLANRVRFDFFIEDGAVRFTLDGEDPGPQIRSLPVQERVSDVAAIPEVRARIVDLLRQTTRFGPVVMEGRDIGSVVFPDTPHKFYLDADPEERARRRHLELAGQSAGSTVDTVRESLERRDRKDSTRKTAPLQIAAGARIIDSTHMKAEEVARIVVDQVRSVRSET comes from the coding sequence ATGTTGAGTGACCGGGTGATTGCCGTTGCGATTGACGGGCCGTCGGCGTCCGGGAAATCAACGGTCGCGCGGCTCTCCGCTCGGGAATTGGGGTTTCTGTATGTGGATTCCGGCTCCCTCTATCGTGGATTGACTTGGAAATGCCTTCGAGAAGGGGTGGATACGGGAAATCCGGAGGAGGTCGCCAAGCTGGCAAACCGCGTTCGATTCGACTTTTTCATCGAAGACGGCGCGGTCCGATTCACCTTGGATGGAGAAGATCCAGGTCCCCAGATCCGTTCACTCCCGGTGCAGGAACGAGTCAGCGACGTAGCGGCGATTCCCGAGGTGCGTGCGCGAATCGTAGACCTGCTCCGGCAAACGACACGATTTGGCCCCGTTGTGATGGAAGGACGGGATATCGGGAGCGTCGTCTTTCCGGACACGCCGCATAAATTTTATCTCGACGCCGACCCGGAAGAGCGCGCCCGCCGCCGTCATCTGGAGTTGGCAGGGCAATCCGCAGGGTCGACGGTTGACACCGTACGCGAATCGTTGGAGAGGAGGGATCGGAAAGATTCGACCCGCAAAACCGCGCCCCTTCAAATTGCGGCCGGCGCCCGGATCATCGATTCGACGCACATGAAGGCGGAAGAGGTGGCGCGCATCGTGGTTGACCAGGTGCGCAGTGTCCGCTCCGAAACATGA
- a CDS encoding 1-acyl-sn-glycerol-3-phosphate acyltransferase yields MTGPEYSPRLYRICRFLLTAFFKLYNRFEVAGASNIPCEGGVLLAANHASFLDPPALGCAAAGRFVRYLARDTLFSNPKVGSFLLRLAAVPISRDKGDVAALKKAISLLKSGECVGLFPEGTRSPDGRLQPAKPGVGFLVAKAGVPVVPAYIDGTFRALSRHHKWIRPAKIRVVFGSPIQPAEWESMPEAKDRYERIGALVMSRIAELAPKDSR; encoded by the coding sequence ATGACCGGTCCGGAATACAGCCCGCGCCTGTATCGGATTTGCCGGTTTCTTCTCACGGCCTTCTTCAAGCTTTACAACCGGTTTGAAGTCGCGGGCGCGTCCAACATTCCCTGCGAGGGCGGCGTTCTCCTCGCTGCAAATCACGCCAGTTTTCTTGACCCCCCAGCGCTCGGCTGCGCCGCTGCAGGACGGTTTGTACGATATCTCGCGCGCGATACGCTGTTTTCCAATCCCAAGGTCGGCTCTTTTCTTCTCCGACTAGCAGCGGTTCCTATCTCACGAGATAAAGGGGATGTCGCGGCGCTAAAAAAAGCGATCTCGCTGCTGAAGTCCGGCGAATGCGTCGGGCTTTTTCCGGAGGGCACACGCTCTCCTGATGGACGGTTGCAGCCCGCGAAACCCGGAGTGGGTTTTCTGGTCGCCAAAGCAGGCGTTCCGGTGGTGCCGGCCTATATCGATGGTACCTTTCGAGCGCTTTCCCGACACCACAAATGGATTCGGCCGGCCAAAATTCGGGTTGTCTTCGGTTCCCCGATTCAACCGGCTGAATGGGAATCGATGCCGGAAGCCAAGGACCGTTATGAACGGATCGGCGCCTTGGTCATGTCGCGAATCGCGGAGCTCGCGCCGAAGGATTCACGCTAA
- a CDS encoding 2-C-methyl-D-erythritol 4-phosphate cytidylyltransferase, whose translation MSASRDRKTGPANKSAWAILLAGGDLPGFGPDIDPLFLSLKSQPILSYAISAVERCPEIEHVLIVASPPRVERIRAMIGMFGSSKCKAIIPAAGSRDAMVRAALQSLGESKPAFLAIVDGAMPFVTADMLSETVRLAKKYGAASAANEITGPIVRTDHGAKVTGWSNGSTWWRTSGPQAFRVEVLEKALEYAAKKKLQVPDEASAVVAMKQDLRILPVQQRLIRIETRPDLALAEFLMR comes from the coding sequence ATGAGTGCATCGAGGGACCGCAAAACGGGACCGGCGAACAAATCGGCCTGGGCGATTCTTCTGGCGGGCGGCGACCTGCCGGGATTCGGACCAGATATCGATCCGCTGTTCTTATCTTTGAAATCCCAACCCATCTTGTCGTACGCAATCTCGGCGGTCGAGCGGTGTCCGGAAATTGAGCATGTCCTGATTGTAGCATCGCCGCCGCGAGTTGAGCGAATACGGGCCATGATTGGCATGTTTGGCTCTTCGAAGTGCAAAGCCATCATTCCGGCCGCGGGATCACGCGATGCAATGGTCCGAGCGGCTCTCCAATCTTTGGGCGAATCCAAACCCGCTTTCCTTGCGATTGTGGATGGCGCGATGCCCTTCGTCACGGCCGACATGTTGTCGGAAACGGTTCGTTTGGCGAAGAAATACGGGGCAGCGTCCGCGGCGAATGAGATCACCGGGCCGATCGTCCGAACCGACCATGGTGCCAAGGTGACTGGCTGGTCGAACGGCTCTACCTGGTGGCGGACATCGGGTCCGCAGGCATTTCGCGTGGAAGTCCTGGAGAAGGCTTTGGAGTACGCGGCGAAGAAGAAACTGCAGGTGCCGGATGAAGCGTCTGCGGTCGTTGCGATGAAGCAGGATTTGCGGATTCTTCCGGTTCAGCAGCGGCTCATTCGGATCGAAACGCGCCCCGACCTCGCGCTGGCTGAGTTTCTTATGCGTTGA